In Aquimarina sp. TRL1, a single window of DNA contains:
- a CDS encoding SH3 domain-containing protein — protein MNNLNNIIKSIQKQNHAVPNTVGLSGLTSNTKYIQSMNKINSNLTGLGGISEIARDRVLQTERLSKNTMLGRNLAVQSASLQVPKNNFVLSGLISSLSQLKLKNKLVSDKLAGLVTSQLTVTGNLGQIAQTIQQSHLNKFNTLSVALQGVSNSFLKEVAIAKTWEDFDIVEEANETISNIAEETLNQTTTITQSDLEEFRTSILNKLTNLLSKSNSERARNFIIELITVIGFVLTLYTLHQQKTDKSNSQIIIETKKELEKLSSDFSQKISIELQKMTKTRVAKTNVNLRFAAKKNSRKIGLVKKGQIVTVIETRHKYLLISYIDFETEEPKSGFVVKKYFATKK, from the coding sequence ATGAATAATTTAAATAATATAATTAAATCAATACAGAAACAGAATCATGCAGTGCCAAATACTGTTGGTTTATCTGGATTAACAAGTAATACAAAATATATTCAATCGATGAATAAAATAAATTCCAATTTGACAGGTTTAGGTGGAATTTCGGAGATTGCAAGAGATAGAGTATTACAAACGGAAAGATTAAGTAAAAATACAATGCTAGGTCGTAATTTGGCGGTACAAAGCGCTTCACTACAAGTGCCTAAAAATAACTTTGTATTATCTGGTTTGATTTCTTCTTTATCACAATTAAAATTAAAAAATAAACTGGTTTCAGATAAACTTGCGGGTCTAGTGACGAGTCAATTGACAGTGACAGGAAACTTGGGTCAGATTGCACAAACAATTCAGCAATCCCATTTGAATAAATTTAATACTTTAAGCGTAGCGTTACAAGGAGTTTCTAATAGTTTTCTGAAAGAAGTTGCAATTGCAAAAACTTGGGAAGATTTTGATATAGTAGAAGAAGCTAATGAAACAATATCAAATATTGCTGAAGAAACTCTAAATCAAACTACAACTATTACTCAAAGTGATTTAGAAGAATTTAGAACATCTATCTTAAATAAATTAACCAATTTATTATCGAAAAGTAATTCAGAACGAGCACGTAATTTTATTATAGAATTAATAACAGTAATTGGATTCGTTCTCACTCTTTATACTTTACATCAACAGAAAACTGATAAATCAAATAGTCAAATAATAATTGAGACAAAAAAAGAACTTGAAAAATTAAGTAGTGATTTTTCTCAGAAAATATCAATCGAGTTACAAAAAATGACTAAAACTCGTGTAGCAAAGACAAATGTTAATTTAAGATTTGCTGCAAAAAAGAATAGTAGAAAAATAGGATTGGTTAAAAAAGGACAAATTGTAACTGTAATTGAGACCAGGCATAAATATTTATTGATTTCGTATATAGATTTTGAAACCGAAGAACCAAAATCGGGATTTGTTGTCAAGAAGTATTTTGCAACTAAAAAATAA
- a CDS encoding MliC family protein, whose product MKPNLLIIAMLTTLAFTSCKETPKEKNKEAVIETNVETTSEKNSEEILTSTATDKEGNELKMSFNNTKNTATVKYNGKTIELVGQVVASGILYKNETYKLTGKGHNIQLTKDGEVVFSHEDEIVKSTVKNKAGQTLDMTFNNTTNKAIIFLNGGEQIELLGQKPASGIWYKNNHYELTGKGEEIELKKDGETVFKRLDR is encoded by the coding sequence ATGAAACCAAATCTTTTGATAATCGCAATGTTGACAACTTTAGCCTTCACCTCTTGTAAAGAAACTCCGAAAGAAAAAAACAAAGAAGCTGTAATAGAAACAAATGTTGAGACTACATCAGAAAAAAACTCAGAAGAAATTTTGACAAGTACAGCAACCGATAAAGAAGGAAACGAGTTGAAAATGTCTTTTAACAATACAAAAAATACAGCTACGGTAAAATATAATGGAAAAACTATCGAATTAGTCGGACAAGTGGTTGCATCGGGAATCCTTTATAAAAATGAAACCTATAAATTGACAGGAAAGGGACACAACATACAACTAACAAAAGATGGGGAAGTAGTTTTTTCTCATGAAGACGAAATTGTAAAAAGTACGGTAAAAAACAAAGCAGGACAAACACTCGATATGACTTTTAATAACACCACAAATAAAGCAATCATTTTTCTTAATGGCGGGGAACAAATTGAATTATTGGGACAAAAACCAGCCTCTGGGATTTGGTATAAAAACAATCACTACGAATTGACTGGGAAAGGCGAAGAAATTGAACTGAAAAAAGATGGAGAAACAGTATTTAAAAGATTGGATAGATAG